A region of Solanum dulcamara chromosome 7, daSolDulc1.2, whole genome shotgun sequence DNA encodes the following proteins:
- the LOC129895213 gene encoding putative gamma-glutamylcyclotransferase At3g02910, which produces MGTEGAEKATIIFTYGTLKRGFSNHVLLQDMIAAGDASFLGVYQTVDRLPLVCGPYRVPFLLNFPGSGEHVRGELYAVSARGLTRMDELEGITRAHYERLQIKVRLDEDSVTTVEGEAYYAHRNYAEALWKRNGEKGFSCYTEKEAKGYVKRKDRPQHLTFLEQIGIFISSNPNSCYCNKNLPAPPAAPPVPINVVNH; this is translated from the coding sequence ATGGGGACTGAAGGTGCAGAGAAAGCCACCATTATTTTCACCTATGGAACACTCAAAAGAGGATTTTCAAATCACGTTCTCTTACAAGACATGATAGCCGCCGGCGACGCTTCTTTTCTCGGCGTTTACCAAACCGTCGATCGTCTCCCTCTTGTCTGTGGGCCCTACAGGGTTCCTTTCCTCCTCAATTTCCCCGGCTCCGGCGAGCACGTGCGTGGCGAACTTTACGCCGTTTCCGCTCGTGGGTTGACCCGTATGGACGAATTAGAAGGAATTACCCGGGCCCATTACGAAAGGCTGCAAATCAAAGTCCGACTCGATGAAGATTCGGTAACCACCGTTGAGGGGGAGGCGTATTATGCACACAGAAACTACGCGGAGGCGCTGTGGAAGAGGAATGGAGAGAAGGGATTCAGTTGTTATACAGAGAAAGAGGCGAAAGGGTATGTAAAGCGTAAAGATCGGCCTCAACATTTAACATTTTTGGAACAAATTGGGATTTTCATTTCTTCTAACCCAAATTCTTGTTATTGCAACAAAAATCTTCCTGCTCCTCCTGCTGCTCCTCCTGTTCCGATTAATGTTGTTAACCATTGA
- the LOC129894278 gene encoding uncharacterized protein LOC129894278, translated as MEDDNKTTYKYKDYYKVLEVEYDASDEKIRLNYRKLALKWHPDKHKCNDAATTKFQEINEAYSVLSDPDKRLDYDLNGNYEINNYTLPEYLARFKGMILTCNGLGMSQDSVWSEQLTEFNKLTDK; from the exons ATGGAGGATGATAATAAGACCACCTACAAATACAAG GATTATTACAAGGTTCTTGAAGTAGAATATGATGCATCCGATGAGAAGATCAGATTAAACTATAGGAAACTTGCACTG AAGTGGCATCCTGACAAACACAAGTGTAACGATGCAGCAACCACTAAATTTCAAGAGATTAATGAAGCTTATTCGG TGTTAAGTGATCCTGATAAGAGACTTGACTATGATCTAAATGGAAACTATGAGATAAATAATTACACCTTGCCA GAATATCTAGCCAGATTCAAAGGGATGATACTTACCTGTAATGGGCTTGGTATGAGTCAGGATTCAGTCTG GTCAGAGCAATTGACAGAATTTAACAAGTTGACGGACAAATGA
- the LOC129894277 gene encoding uncharacterized protein LOC129894277, with the protein MATGATPFSFSGATHVKACEPWSAKSSSFVKTPMVAIQRKSNSQGTKAAKLSIRANYSDQRDGGGSGGDFVAGFLLGGAIFGTLGYIFAPQIRRSLLNEDEDGFRRAKRPMYYYDEGLEKTRQTLNNKLDQLNSAIDKVSSGLRGGNKMPSVPVETDPEEASM; encoded by the exons ATGGCGACCGGCGCTACCCCCTTTTCTTTTTCAG GTGCAACACATGTCAAAGCATGCGAACCTTGGTCTGCAAAGTCCTCCTCGTTTGTCAAGACACCTATGGTGGCTATTCAGAGGAAATCAAACTCTCAAGGAACTAAAGCTGCCAAGTTATCTATTCGTGCAAACTACAG TGATCAAAGAGATGGAGGTGGCAGTGGTGGTGATTTTGTTGCTGGTTTCCTTTTGGGAGGTGCAATCTTTGGGACACTTGGCTATATTTTTGCTCCACAG ATACGGAGGTCATTGCTCAATGAAGATGAAGATGGTTTCCGGAGAGCCAAGCGACCAATGTACTATTATGATGAAGGTTTAGAG AAAACTAGGCAGACTTTGAACAATAAACTAGATCAGCTGAACAGCGCCATTGACAAAGTATCTTCAGGGTTGAGAGGTGGCAACAAAATGCCTTCAGTGCCCGTTGAGACTGATCCAgaagaagctagtatgtga